One Vulpes lagopus strain Blue_001 chromosome 18, ASM1834538v1, whole genome shotgun sequence DNA window includes the following coding sequences:
- the NTSR1 gene encoding neurotensin receptor type 1 — protein MRLNGSAPGPRGAAPGAKPFPLPPSGLEAALLVPGLGLGNGSGNESERPRAAPSSDLDVNTDIYSKVAVTAVYLALFVVGTVGNSVTAFTLGRKKSLQNLQSTVHYHLGSLALSDLLILLLAMPVELYNFIWVHHPWAFGDAVCRGYYFLRDACTYATALNVASLSVERYLAICHPFRAKTLMSRSRTKKFISVIWLTSGLLAVPMPFTMGQQNRSADGHHPGGLVCTPVVGTATIKVVIQINTFMSFVFPMVVISILNTIIANKLTVMVRQAAEQGQVCTVGDQHSSFSMSIEPGRVQALRHGVRVLRAVVIAFVVCWLPYHVRRLMFCYISDKQWTPFLYDFYHYFYMLTNALFYVSSAINPILYNLVSANFRQAFLSTLACLCPLWGRRGRRPAFARKTNSVSSNHTFSSNVTRETLY, from the exons ATGCGCCTCAACGGCTCGGCTCCCGGGCCCCGGGGCGCTGCTCCGGGCGCCAAGCCCTTCCCGCTGCCGCCCtcggggctggaggcggcgctgcTGGTCCCCGGCCTGGGCCTCGGCAACGGCTCCGGCAACGAGTCGGAGCGGCCGCGAGCGGCGCCCAGCAGCGACCTGGACGTGAACACGGACATCTACTCCAAGGTGGCGGTGACCGCCGTGTACCTGGCGCTCTTCGTGGTGGGCACGGTGGGCAACTCGGTGACGGCGTTCACGCTGGGCCGCAAGAAGTCACTGCAGAACCTGCAGAGCACCGTGCACTACCACCTGGGCAGCCTGGCGCTGTCCGACCTGCTCATCCTGCTGCTGGCCATGCCCGTGGAGCTCTACAACTTCATCTGGGTGCACCACCCCTGGGCCTTCGGGGACGCCGTGTGCCGCGGCTACTACTTCCTGCGCGACGCCTGCACCTACGCCACCGCCCTCAACGTGGCCAGCCTGAGCGTCGAGCGCTACCTGGCCATCTGCCACCCCTTCAGGGCCAAGACCCTCATGTCTCGCAGCCGCACCAAGAAGTTCATCAGCGTCATCTGGCTCACCTCGGGCCTGCTGGCCGTGCCCATGCCCTTCACCATGGGCCAGCAGAACCGCAGCGCCGACGGCCATCACCCCGGCGGCCTGGTGTGCACGCCCGTCGTGGGCACCGCCACCATCAAGGTGGTCATCCAG aTTAATACCTTCATGTCCTTCGTGTTCCCCATGGTGGTCATCTCCATCCTAAACACCATCATCGCCAACAAGCTGACCGTCATGGTCCGCCAGGCAGCTGAGCAGGGCCAGGTGTGCACGGTTGGGGACCAGCACAGCTCATTCAGCATGTCCATCGAGCCTGGCAGGGTCCAAGCCCTGCGGCACGGCGTCCGGGTCTTAC gggCTGTGGTCATCGCCTTCGTGGTCTGCTGGCTGCCCTACCACGTGCGGCGCCTCATGTTCTGCTACATTTCCGATAAGCAGTGGACCCC GTTCCTGTACGACTTTTACCACTACTTCTACATGCTGACCAACGCGCTCTTCTACGTCAGCTCGGCCATCAACCCCATCCTGTACAACCTGGTCTCCGCCAATTTCCGCCAGGCCTTCCTGTCCACCCTGGCCTGCCTGTGTCCTCTGTGGGGGCGCAGGGGGAGGAGGCCGGCCTTCGCCAGGAAGACCAACAGCGTGTCCAGCAACCACACCTTCTCCAGCAACGTCACCCGGGAGACACTGTATTAG